GTAAGGATGGCACATCACAGATATACTGGAGAGATAAGCAATACAACATGGGTCAGAGAACAGAGGGTGAGGATTTATCAGAAAATAAAAGATGAAGCAGCCAAAAGTTTATCATTATATAACGAATTcacatacaaagctgtattcctggcactatcactTCCCTCTCCCTTGCTCCCCCCCCacccagtaaataaagggttacctgatcccagcgcagatgtccctcagcactggatcAAAGATCCTCCTCCATCTTGCGACAAGCAGGTTCTAATGCGCACAAAtgccgcgcgcattagacctccccataggaatgtgcctctagtggctgtctgggagacaggcactggaggcagacttagagctgcaatgtaaacattgcagtttctctttacctacaatgtttaacattgcagcaataaggacaatagggacactgtaaccAGATCACtgtaattagctgaagtggtctgggtgcctacagtgtccctttaaagggacactccaggcacccagaccacttctgaccattggagtggtctgggtgccaactcccactacccttaaccctgcaagtgtaattagtgcagtttttcataaactgcagtaATTGCCtaacagggttaagtcctcctctagtggctgtctatgagaTAGTCACTAGAGGAGCCTCCGGGTTGTTAAAACACTTTGTGTATTaagagatgctggacgtcctcatgcaatgcatgaggacctccagcgccgctggaatccccataggaaagcattgaataatgctttctcaAGGAGAGTTGGCAgcgcctgacccagcgccgagggacatcgacgcttaatacaggtaagtcactgaaggggttttaaccccctcagcaacctggaaggtgggggagagagaggggacctgcagtgccaggaaaacaaacgttttcctggcactggagagtccctttaagtaaaaatagcggaattggagaatttttacaATTTGGTTATTTTGTCGTAATAATTCCCAGTctagtaaataaaaaatgtatatttatacaaGGTTTGAACCTAGCCTTTGCAGGGCTCAGACAGGCGAGCATGATGTCATTCAAAGCTGTATATTAGAATCAAGGGGGCAGGAGTGCTTCAAGTTTATCTAGCTTTCTAATCTCCACTAACAAACAAGTGCAGATACTGTATGTCGTATTACAAGCCACATAAGACATATTTTACACACTAAAACCTCAAATGTGAAATtcgccttgaattctcactttaaaaaccaaagtagccaaacttgaAGCATAGCTGACCTAAAGAACGATTGCAGTTcggctatttttaccttgaatttgaagttcactttaaaTAACGCTCATTGGTTAACTCCTCCCTCGCCATgttccattattattttattatttatatcgcGCCagtaaattccgtagcgctgttccATCACACACCACCCTTAATTCTACAGCACCCTTTTTGCTAACCCTGTACACATAATTTTCCTCATCGTCTTCTGTTTCCTGCACATCCTCAGCTCCAGCTTCTATAGCCAGTTCCAGTGCTCGTTCCAGCAGCACAGGGTTTCCCTCGCGATCCTTCGTCTGCACCATGACAACTCCCTTCTTATCGAAACAGTGGCGAGCTCCATCGCACATCAAACCTCTGGCAGACAAAAAGCAAGTTTTAAAtggcaaattaattaaaatcacaCACAGTCTGAAATTCAATCCACAAAAGGCAAATGAAACTAGAGACTGTAATACTTGCTTAAAATGAACCTGTCATGACTTACCTGACCCTCCTTATCATTACAGAGGTATGAGTTACACTACTATTACACCCACCTCCAATCTGCCCTCGCTCCTCCTACGTTCTTCATTGATTAGCCCTGCCTGGGGACACTTCACCATGCAGGACAACCTTCCTGCATGACTCCAACAACACATTGGCTTTATTGCCAGCATGCTGGGGCTGAAGAGAGTGATGTCAGAATACATCAGAGTGACGTCAGTGATGTTCTTATACTTCCTAGCCAGCGCTAGCAGAATTGGCTATGGGGTTTCCATAGCAACTACAatgcatgtgctgtggttgctatgcatgGAGAGCAGAAGGATTGCCTATGGGTATGATTTGTTTCTCAATAAACTGATAGGTGCAATAGTAAGAAAGCCGTTAGCTTACTGAAAAATTCCACTCATCTGGTGGAGCCTCTTCCTAGCCAGGAATGAACactatcagggccggtgcaaggatttttgggtacacagacGAAGATGATTTTGGCGGCCCCCCacccaaaagcatcttcacctatgtgcccaccttttgtttcttatcccctttttaaAGTGTCctacccctttagtgtatcttatcccatATTTTTCCCCCATTGTGTgacttacacctcccttgtgtatatctcacaacccccctttgtgtgtcttactcccccatcccctttgtgtcttttacattaaccagctcctctgtgtgtttctttttcaccaccagcccctctgtttctcattttcctcttctccagccacttctctgtgtctctttcacccccatcTGTGTGTCCTTCTCCCATTCAGCCCCccagtgttcctctctcctctccccccttacatgtctcttattcccccccccctcccccattcccATTAATGTTCAttccccttctcttttagtggtcccccctggTGTTCATTTTCCCTTCCTTCCCCTGTACcttagcacccccccccccccttaatgttcttctcactcttttttagtgttccttaccaccccctcccctgtcccatagtgttccgcctgtgccaccttatggatgcgccggccctgaacACTATGGCTCTATAGGAAAGTTAAAAAGCGAATGTTGTGAATTTATCTATATAATAATTGTGGTTCACTTGCAGCCTGGAATATCCATTTAAAAGGACCACtgtcacccagatcactccatctcaatgaagtggtctgggtgcagtggcttcCCAACAGcccctagaggcacttcctgggcAACAATCGATTTGAAGACATCAAATCCAGCTTGTTGGACTAAATGGCTCCCAATAAAAAGCATTTAACTGGACACGCACAGCACTTGCCATGCACCACAGTCCGCAAATACTCCCCTATGAGTGGACAAACATGGACAAACATCGCGGAAAACAACGCCTCTAGGACGCTGTCACAGAAGGATGAGCAGGCTGAGCATTGAGtcttggcactggaaaaaggtaagtaaaaccgtTTTCCTCTATTTTTTAGTACAGAGTAACAGAGGAGGACAAGAGGATTAGGAATATGTGTGTAACAGACTTCATTCCCATGTGTTCAGTTGTCCATAACCCcttgttcgtctcccgaatgcATGGTGTGTggtcataaactgcaatatttaccttgcagggttaactccttctctagtggctgtctattagacagccactagagggcacttccgggttcataGCACACATTTTGTAGCCcccgctatgtgaggacctccagcgtcgctgaaatccccataggaaagcattaaaagcattttcaatgctttcctatggggaggtctaatgcgcatgcacattaggtctcccccgccggatgacgtcggcgggaGAGGAGcgtggaccctgaaccagcgccgagggatatcggcgctggatacaggtaagtcactgaaggggttttaaccccttcagcaacttgggatggggtgtgggagggagaggggacctgcagtgccaggaaaacggtttgttttcctggcactggagagtccctttaacacctTCGCACATTGACtcgagtgctttccctgggtggccgccatttgtatAACCGAACGCACGTGGTCCAATGCCATTTTGTCTCCGAACACaagcagcggtacatggtcgaacacctggaactattttcggccacgcGAGTCCATGAACCCGGGTGGAGTTCGTCCTGCTGCCCTTCTACTTTCCGACCACCTTAGACGAACGAAATttgggagatatgaactaccgacTGGCGGGAACATTCATCTGTTGTTCGCAAAGGAACCCTCGAAAACAGACACCTCATTGTCTCGTGGCCGGTCAGGCAGAACTTTAcccgaattattattattattgccatttatattgcgccaacagattccgtagcgctttacaatattgttctaccaaaccgatctgagcgctatttggatatgttgggcgctcagatcagagctattctgggatatACGAATTGTGGGATTCCTGTAAATTATgactgttttgtatatatatgtggtATATTTTCCTGTACCTGAGAGATTAtgaagttaccgtatatactcgagtataagccgacccgaatataagccgaggcccctaattttaccccaaaaaactggggaaacttattgactcgagtataagactatggtgggaaatgcagcagctactagtaaatttctaaataaaattagatccttcaaaaattatattaattgaatatttatttacagtgtgtgtatataatgaatgcagtgtgtgtgtatgagaatgcagtgtgtgtatgagaatgcagtgtgtgtgtatgagaatgcagtgtgtgtgtatgagagtgcagtgtgtgtatgagtgcagtgtgtgtatgagtgcagtgtgtgtatgagtgcagtgtgtatatgaatgcagtgtgtgtgtatgagaatgctgtgtatgagttcagtgtgtgtgtatgaatgctgtgtatgagttcagtgtgtgtgtatgaatgctgtgtatgagttcagtgtgtgtgtatgaatgctgtgtatgagttcagtgtgtgtgtatgaatgctgtgtgtatgagttcagtgtgtgtgtatgaatgctgtgtgtatgagtgcagtgtgtgtgtatgaatgctgtgtgtatgagtgcagtgtgtgtgtatgaatgctgtgtgtatgagtgcagtgtgtgtgtatgaatgctgtgtgtatgagtgcagtgtgtgtgtatgagaatgctgtgtgtatgagtgcagtgtgtatgagagcagtgtgtgtgtatgagaatgctgtgtgtatgagtgcagtgtgtgtatgagtgcagtgtgtgtgtatgaatgttgtgtgtatgagtgcagtgtgtgtgtgtatgagaatgctgtgtgtatgagaatgctgtgtgtatgagaatgctgtgtgtatgaatgcagtgtgtgtgtgtatgaatgcagtgtgtgtgtatgaatgcagtgtgtgtgtatgagtgcagtgtgtgtgtatgagaatgctgtgtgtatgaatacagtgtgtgtgtatgaatgcagtgtgtgtgtatgaatgctgcgtatgagtgcagtgtgtgtgtatgagaatgctgtgtgtatgagtgctgtgtgtgtgtatgaatgcagtgtgtatgagtgctgtgtgtgtgtatgaatgcagtgtgtgtgcatgaatgcagtgtgtgtgtgtatgagtgcagtgtgtgtgtgtgtgtgtgtgaatgcagtgtgtgtatgtttgtgtgtaatgcagagtgtgatgcagagccttggtggggggtgggaatttttattttttaattattattttaatatgtttttgtttcattacatttttttattattatttttttattttattattatttatttatttaattattatttttattttattattttttttattattattaatatatatatgcattttttcgtcccccctccctgcttgctagctggccagggaggggggctctccttccctggtggtccagtggatgggcactgtgtaggagggggctgtgggggctgcagagagatgttacttaccttcctgcagctcctgtcagctctctcctcctccgccggtaagtaacatctctctgcagcccccagtctgtattatggcaatgcaaattgccataatacagacaattgactcgagtataagccgagttggggtttttcagcacaaaaaatgtgctgaaaaactctgcttatactcgagtatatacggtactcagttttcactcaattatctctcagacaatgGGTTGCCTGGGAGGGTCTTGTGTAAATTTtttgtatggagaccccatgctgggggtctgtgtataaaaggctGTGTTTGAGCAAAATAAATCACTTGTACTCCCAGAAACGTgcgtcgtccagttactgggggaaatagAGCTATCCACATTTCAGCGTCTTGTTGCAGAGTCCCAGTCTTCACGGAACCAGCGGAGGAAAAGTCCTTGGACTAGTGTTCCGCTACAATGTGTTCCTTTACGTTAAATAAATATCTACATTCTGCTGTGATTACTTATTGATAAATTCCACACAAAAAATAAACGAATCCATGTTAGATTGTTGGGCCTATGGGTGGACACACCTTGCCCTACTATatcattaaatatacatatatatacactatttTCTTTTCTGGATGATGTATGTCATATCACAGTGCTTTTTTCCTGTTCATGCAAGCCTGCCTACTTACCAtgcactgaagaaaaaaaaaataggttctaAAGTTGTGATTTATTTGTGTTGTGCATGACTACAGTACTTGGCTCTTAAATGAGAACAGTAAAATTCAGCTTTTAatcctctaaaaaaaaacaaaaacaaagaactaAAATTTTAATCACAATTCGCAGTTAACCTTTAGTTGTAAAAGCTCAGTAGTGACTGTTCTATTTAATAGAAATGATTTAGAGCTTCGACTGACTATGTTGTGTTAACTCTAACGTCAACAAGAACCTACAGTAACTCACCCATTTTTCACCATAATGAGCTTGAGATCTGAATAGGATCGTTTGTTGTTGTCTGTAAGGGCCTCAATAAGGAAGGAGGAGCCTCCAGGTCCCCTTCCCTCATACAGAGCATAGGCAGCAGGCTTCGCCTTATCCTGAAAGAGAAACAGCATACCCAATATCTTAGACGTAGATCTCTTCAACTTAAAGCATCCCAAACGTCAGTCTCCTCCAACAAGTAGTTCGAAAAACCTTTAGTTCTAATGATGTTAGTTTGCCCAGTTAAATGGATATTCAATGCACGAGGTTACTCATTTATTGTGTTATTAAGGTAAGTATatccaaataaaatgttttttaaaaattataataaaaaggaGATTTCACATTCCGGCTTCTGCCATGAGCTCTCACCAAACTCAGAGAGACGTTATGTTTACTCAACATTCTGTAGCACTGATAAGCTTATCCCAGAAGAAGTGCTTTAAATTGGATCTGCCACATTCCGGGTTTAATAATgacattcttaaagggaaactttagtcacaaaaaaaaactattttagtgtaatgaagcagttttggcgtaTAGATAATGCACCTACAGTCTtactgctccattctctgccattttggagaagGGTGTCAAcatatttttcacacaaaaagccAGAATGTCTCTTTAAGGTTTGAACATGTGTATGACATTGCTGCTGCCTGAACCGATATTAACAATAGATAGTGGCTACCTTTGTCTACTCACCGCTCCTTTGATGGCTGTTTCAATGGAAGACTTGGGCATGTTTCTTTGCCGGCATTGCTCAATCAACTGGGACAAATGAAAATTACTATCTGGATTGGGTCCTCCTTCTGTAAGAGAAGGTCAAGAAGAGCAGATGAGTGTCAATGCTCGGTCACTTTGGCTTACATCAAGGCTGCCCAATCATGGTCCTACAGCTTCACTTGGACCTCATTTCCTACAAATCACATCAAGTCAATGACATGCTGAATAATAACAAAAGGGCCTGGCTAACAATTAATAAAGTagttaataaagaaataaatataaactaaAAACCTCTTCGAAACCCCCGTTGGGGGTAGTTTATTATGGGAAACATAGACGAAGTACAGGAGGACACAACAAAGATATATTGCCCAGTAAGTCATCTTTCCCATCTCCATCACTTACCTTTCACTACCGCTCGAATCATCAAAGAGAGTTTGGCGAACAATCGTGCCCTGGCTTCATCCTTGGGGCCTTTAATATGCTTCACCTTGGACCACTTATTGTGTCCAGCAGGGGCCACTGAAGAACTGTggaaatctgccgctggggaacatGTGCCCAGATGGGACCATTTTTCTAGGGGTTCCTGGCAGCGGAGTAACGACCTCCTGATAGGTGTCCTGTACAAGGAGCAGATCCTGTTCAGAGCTGAAGTCATCCTGCCACCATGGTAGGACCCTGAAGACAAGAACGAGGTTTCAGAATTATTCCAATTGACATCTTGTGATCCCCTCTACTGGGTGATATCAAACAATTATATGGAACGACTGTTCAATCATTCACATTTAAGCGCAAAGTAATCATTTCTATAACccgggctcaaaatttccactcgccTCCGTAGCAGAAGATGAGTGGAAATAAGGCAAAATCAAGTAAGCTGTGGGGCGGAACACCAGAACACCTATGGCCTCTTGCAGTCACAAAGTGTATACAACTCAGCAAGGGCTCAGGAAGCTCATTAATAGAGGCTCTGCCGTCACCATTGAACAGAGAGCAGGCAATGAGCTGCACTTGGGCTGGGGGACAGGGTTGTACTTCCAAAAAGTTACAAAAAGATTTAGACTATAGCTAATGAAGTTCCACCTCCTTCTGCCAACGAACTACGAACTATCGACGACAAATCTCCGTGATAGATCAATAGTCAAGCTCAATAGTCAAGCTCGAAATGTAGCCGAGTTGGACAGATTTTTTTCTCCACTTACGCCAAAAATTTACAATTCTCCAAGATGTATTGTTTAAAGAAATACTCAAAGCAtcataccccccccccatcaatggattgtatagtgtgccgccagtagctccgccctaaccgtaccctatggacctacatctgaagagggcccaggaatggtgcggtttggttcggttgtatctttcataatggaaacactcaaaatagcgaacCAGACCATCCCGACGcgaaccgctcagtggaaacggggCATAAGACTGAATTTCTCCCTCCGTCATGCAGGAGTATCAAAAACTTCAAAAATAATCCATAAAACGTAATATAGATTATGCAAAAATGCACAACCTTTCTCCTCCCACGAGGTCATGGAGAAGACATGGCCTACTCTGGTGTGTTCCCATTCAATGCTCCTCATAAAagggaatacaaatacaaaaaaaacaagtcctgcgctcactcccatcactcctggccggcagcaacgaccatagtacacatcagccccaatacatacagtaaaaaccaaagaaaaagttacctgcgctctctcctaaatcccattatatatttaaacaaatggaggttatttacttactccaatgg
Above is a genomic segment from Pelobates fuscus isolate aPelFus1 chromosome 6, aPelFus1.pri, whole genome shotgun sequence containing:
- the LOC134565913 gene encoding translational activator of cytochrome c oxidase 1 — encoded protein: MRSGVGGHGVLQPSFVTRAVTWRLNRGWHRSYHGGRMTSALNRICSLYRTPIRRSLLRCQEPLEKWSHLGTCSPAADFHSSSVAPAGHNKWSKVKHIKGPKDEARARLFAKLSLMIRAVVKEGGPNPDSNFHLSQLIEQCRQRNMPKSSIETAIKGADKAKPAAYALYEGRGPGGSSFLIEALTDNNKRSYSDLKLIMVKNGGLMCDGARHCFDKKGVVMVQTKDREGNPVLLERALELAIEAGAEDVQETEDDEENYVYRYICDVPSLHDVRSNLVSLGLVPISSGLEFLPNIKINLSDTDMESASQLLELINDQPDVMRVYDNIE